From Lewinellaceae bacterium:
CACCCTGCTTCAACATGAAATTACCGGAGCGCCGGTGCTCAATGAAAAAAAGGAACTGGTCGGTTTGATCGACGATAAAGACTGCCTGAAGGTTTTATTTGGCAGCACCTATCACAACGAGCCCGTGAGCAAGCGCACCGCCTCCCACTTCATGTCCAATGTCATGAAAACCCTCAACGTGCATGCCGATATTTATGATGTGGCCGACATCTTTCTGAACAGCGTTTACAAAAGGTTGTTGATCGTCGACGACGACGGCAAACTGATAGGCCAGATCAGCCGGCAGGATATTCTGCGGGCCATCCATGACCTAAATGACAAGGCAGGGTGAAGGGCAGGGTTCTATAC
This genomic window contains:
- a CDS encoding CBS domain-containing protein, which encodes MKNYQNKPVESDPKKTEFKGAPVTDYMVSAKDLITFLPDTEIMDVVDTLLQHEITGAPVLNEKKELVGLIDDKDCLKVLFGSTYHNEPVSKRTASHFMSNVMKTLNVHADIYDVADIFLNSVYKRLLIVDDDGKLIGQISRQDILRAIHDLNDKAG